One Nicotiana tomentosiformis chromosome 4, ASM39032v3, whole genome shotgun sequence genomic window carries:
- the LOC104110613 gene encoding GRIP domain-containing protein RUD3-like — MNDIVHSSLKINLIVTELMKRIVHTEQLVNDYRTEADNLKEQYEGLQLEKEVLDEEKEELKAEIEQWEKDYEALEDKSTLDVSWAFLNTRLEILMEASQEDFDLNAEIAKDKETIKKTQQSQNFSSPEVGVPEGDELTPSEVGVQASSAQVESSPAADDAILDSASPTADSVSLNFAP, encoded by the exons ATGAATGATATTGTTCATTCATCTTTGAAG atCAACTTGATAGTCACGGAGCTTATGAAGAGAATAGTCCACACTGAACAACTAGTCAACGATTATCGTACGGAGGCGGACAACTTGAAGGAACAATACGAGGGTCTTCAATTGGAGAAAGAAGTTTTAGATGAGGAGAA AGAAGAGTTGAAGGCTGAAATTGAGCAATGGGAGAAGGACTATGAGGCTCTCGAAGATAAATCAACTCTTGACGTAAGCTGGGCTTTTCTGAACACGCGCCTCGAGATTTTGATGGAGGCTAGCCAGGAAGATTTTGACTTGAATGCTGAGATTGCAAAGGATAAGGAAACTATTAAAAAAACTCAGCAAAGTCAGAACTTTTCCTCACCTGAGGTCGGAGTTCCCGAAGGTGATGAACTTACTCCTAGTGAAGTTGGTGTTCaagcctcttctgctcaagtCGAATCTTCTCCCGCTGCTGATGATGCCATATTGGATTCTGCCTCTCCCACTGCTGATAGTGTTTCTTTGAATTTTGCCCCATAG
- the LOC117280140 gene encoding uncharacterized protein, with product MWTLFTDGSSNIKGADLGIVLISPSGESIRQAVKYCPITNNEAECEALIPGLELARELSIEQIVIKSDSQLVVNQMQGTYITREARMMQQYLEKARELIRQFQSWKIVQILREENAEADALANIALVAEITSAENVIVIYLFHSVLDQDKNEWRMDIVGPLPQAKGKRQELSNSWQIKRITSSPYHPVANGQAESTNKIIINNLIKRLEESKGNWLEVLPGVLWAYRTTTKTGTREIPFSLVYGSEALIPVEIGEPSTRFTQATEESNDEELRTNLDVLEQRKEAVLIRMVEQKQTIERYYNMKAHLRYFKIGDFILKRFFQSTKSAGTGKLNPNWEGIIKFEVSLENVPMN from the exons ATGTGGACTCTATTTACTGATGGCTCCTCAAATATTAAAGGAGCAGATTTGGGTATTGTTTTAATTTCACCTTCGGGAGAAAGTATAAGACAAGCAGTTAAATATTGCCCtattactaacaatgaagcagagtgcGAAGCTCTAATTCCAGGGTTAGAATTGGCACGAGAACTCTCCATAGAGCAAATCGTGATTAAAAGTGATTCTCAGCTGGTAGTCAATCAGATGCAGGGGACTTATATAACTAGAGAGGCACGGATGATGCAACAATATTTGGAAAAGGCACGAGAATTGATAAGGCAATTCCAATCATGGAAGATTGTACAAATACTcagggaagaaaatgcagaagcagatgcactAGCTAATATTGCTTTAGTTGCGGAAATAACAAGTGCAGAAAATGTTATtgtaatatatttatttcattcagTACTAGACCAGGATAAAAATGAG TGGAGAATGGACATAGTGGGTCCTTTGccacaagctaaaggaaag AGGCAGGAGCTTTCAAACAG TTGGCAAATCAAACGAATAACTTCCTCACCTTATCATCCTGTGGCAAATGGACAAGCTGAGTCAACAAACAagattattattaataatttgaTAAAAAGATTAGAAGAATCAAAAGGCAATTGGCTCGAGGTGTTACCAGGagtattatgggcttatcgaacAACAACAAAGACAGGCACGAGagaaataccattttcacttgtttATGGTTCAGAAGCCTTAATCCCAGTTGAAATAGGAGAGCCAAGTACGAGATTCACACAAgcaacagaagaatcaaatgatgaagagttaaGAACGAATTTGGATGTACTCGAGCAAAGAAAAGAAGCAGTTCTAATAAGGATGGTAGAACAGAAGCAAACCATTGAACGATACTACAACATGAAGGCTCATCTCAGAtacttcaagattggggacttcATTCTCAAAAGGTTTTTTCAATCAACAAAATCAGCTGGAACAGGAAAGTTGAACCCAAATTGGGAAGGTATTATAAAGTTCGAGGTATCGCTGGAAAATGTGCCTATGAATTAG